In Phyllopteryx taeniolatus isolate TA_2022b chromosome 13, UOR_Ptae_1.2, whole genome shotgun sequence, the following are encoded in one genomic region:
- the LOC133488198 gene encoding 4-galactosyl-N-acetylglucosaminide 3-alpha-L-fucosyltransferase 9-like isoform X1 produces the protein MTGTCLEMDSVMTSAPVHRILRPLLLGTVILGCFVTLFLMYFKPSTGWLSGPVDSTASSERVKGVFYAKSDRNVTTVLIWLWPFGQTYDLNVCGSLFNIEGCFVTADRNLYNKSDGVLIHHRDICSDLSNLPPLQRPSFQKWIWMNLESPSHSSQLAGIENIFNLTLNYRRDADIEVPYGSVVSTGGEDDFVPPSKNKLICWIVSNWNQEHVRVKYYNELYKHIEVHAYGQAFGEYIADQDYFPTIASCKFYLAFENSIHKDYITEKFYNPLAVGTVPVVLGPSRQNYENFVQGDAFVHVDDFASPKELADYLLLLDKNEEMYLRYFEWRRHFKVKKALFWAEHTCLACDYLRRHREYKTVKNLDKWFWG, from the exons ATGACCGGAACGTGTCTCGAGATG GACAGCGTAATGACATCGGCACCCGTTCACCGGATCCTACGACCGCTTCTTCTGGGCACCGTCATCCTAGGATGCTTCGTGACTCTCTTTTTGATGTACTTTAAGCCATCCACCGGCTGGCTGTCAGGTCCTGTGGACTCCACTGCGTCCAGCGAGCGCGTCAAGGGAGTCTTCTACGCCAAGAGCGACCGCAACGTGACCACGGTGCTCATCTGGCTCTGGCCCTTCGGACAGACGTACGACCTCAACGTGTGCGGCTCGCTGTTCAACATCGAAGGCTGTTTCGTCACGGCCGACCGTAACCTCTACAACAAGTCGGACGGCGTCCTCATCCACCATCGTGACATCTGTTCCGACTTGTCCAACCTGCCGCCGCTCCAGCGTCCGTCCTTCCAGAAGTGGATCTGGATGAACCTGGAGTCGCCGTCGCACTCGTCCCAGCTGGCTGGCATCGAGAACATCTTCAACCTGACGCTCAACTACCGCCGCGACGCCGACATCGAAGTGCCTTACGGCTCCGTGGTTTCCACCGGGGGCGAGGACGACTTCGTCCCGCCCAGCAAGAACAAGCTGATCTGCTGGATCGTGAGCAACTGGAACCAAGAGCACGTGCGTGTCAAGTACTACAACGAGCTGTACAAGCACATCGAAGTGCACGCGTACGGCCAGGCGTTCGGCGAGTACATCGCGGACCAGGACTACTTCCCCACCATCGCCAGCTGCAAGTTCTACCTGGCGTTCGAGAACTCCATCCACAAGGACTACATCACCGAGAAGTTCTACAACCCGCTGGCCGTGGGCACCGTACCCGTGGTGCTGGGCCCGTCGCGGCAGAACTACGAGAACTTCGTCCAGGGGGACGCCTTCGTCCACGTGGATGACTTTGCGTCGCCTAAGGAGCTGGCCGACTACCTGCTGCTACTGGACAAGAACGAGGAGATGTATCTAAGATACTTTGAGTGGCGGCGGCACTTTA